A part of Bufo bufo chromosome 7, aBufBuf1.1, whole genome shotgun sequence genomic DNA contains:
- the UBXN4 gene encoding UBX domain-containing protein 4, which produces MLWFQGSIPEAIAEAKQRSSVFVVFVAGDDEQSIRMEESWGDEEVERAAAQGFVAIRIDSKSDTCLQFSQFYPVVCIPSSFFIGENGIPLEVIAGSISAEELIAKITKVKQMHTGKNDQLPADTDVPVGSPETSCPVSESPSMESPPVETSSASPETTPAQSDNSPTDESSEVVEDARETAEEIAEKMERVMAKLEMKAEQKHKEEKEQEIKREIGRRKMGKDMLEYKRKQEDVQAKRVLEERNREKAEDKAARDRIIQQIAQDRADRAARFAKSKEELEAIRAAELQARQVAVEAKKEAAQRERRTVARIQFKLPDGSSFMNQFSSEAPLEEARQFAVQTVGNAYGNFSLATMFPRREFTKEDYGKSLLVLELAPSASIVLLPAGRPAGAVVQSSSDGGAWGFLGTFLYPLLAVWRFLSSFLFSSPPPTQHTGRPGQTQQESTNSSASSSSEPKRETVRKRVLEKRADEFKKEGKIYRLRTQDDEDENNTWNGNSTQQM; this is translated from the exons ATGCTCTGGTTCCAGGGATCCATCCCGGAGGCCATAGCCGAGGCCAAGCAGCGGAGCTCCGTGTTTGTCGTGTTTGTGGCCG GGGATGATGAGCAGTCCATTCGCATGGAAGAGAGCTGGGGGGATGAAGAGGTGGAGCGGGCAGCAGCTCAGGGCTTTGTCGCCATCAGGATCGACAGTAAGAG TGACACCTGTCTCCAGTTTTCCCAGTTCT ATCCTGTGGTTTGTATCCCGTCCAGCTTCTTCATCGGAGAGAATGGGATTCCTTTAGAAGTCATTGCGGGCAGTATATCAGCCGAAGAATTAATCGCAAAGATCACCAAAGTGAAGCAG ATGCACACAGGGAAGAACGACCAGTTACCAGCAGACACAGACGTACCCGTTGGTTCTCCAGAGACATCATGCCCTGTATCTGAGAGCCCATCCATGGAATCGCCCCCTGTAGAGACCTCATCCGCATCGCCAGAGACAACCCCAG CACAAAGCGACAACTCGCCCACAGATGAATCAAGCGAGGTTGTCGAAGACGCGAGAGAAACTGCTGAAGAAATAGCGGAGAAAATGGAGAG GGTTATGGCAAAGCTGGAAATGAAGGCAGAGCAGAAACATAAGGAAGAGAAGGAG CAAGAGATCAAGAGAGAAATTGGCAGGAGAAAAATGGGAAAAGACATGCTGGAGTATAAAAGAAAGCAGGAGGATGTGCAGGCCAAACGGGTGCTGGAGGAGAGGAACAGGGAGAAAGCAGAGGACAAGGCTGCCAGAGACCGGATTATACAACAGATTGCACAG GATCGTGCTGATCGCGCCGCCCGATTTGCCAAGTCTAAAGAAGAACTAGAGGCCATAAGGGCGGCCGAACTACAGGCGCGGCAGGTGGCGGTTGAAGCCAAAAAGGAAGCGGCACAGAGAGAGCGAAG GACTGTAGCCAGGATACAATTCAAACTGCCCGATGGCTCTTCCTTCATGAACCAGTTCTCATCAGAGGCCCCTCTGGAGGAAGCACGACAGTTTGCCGTACAG ACCGTCGGAAACGCTTACGGCAatttctccttagcaaccatgtttCCCCGAAGAGAATTTACCAAAGAGGACTATGGGAAATCTTTACTGGTTTTAGAACTTGCACCCAGCGCCTCAATAGTCCTCTTGCCG GCCGGGAGGCCAGCTGGAGCCGTAGTGCAATCCTCATCAGATGGAGGGGCCTGGGGCTTTTTGGGCACTTTCTTATATCCCCTCCTTGCAGTCTGGAGGTTTCTGAGCAGTTTCTTATTCAGCAGCCCACCCCCAACACAGCACACAGGCCGCCCGGGCCAGACACAGCAGGAAAGCACCAACTCTTCTGCATCCAGTAGTTCAGAGCCAAAAAg AGAAACTGTTCGGAAAAGGGTACTTGAAAAACGAGCGGACGAATTTAAGAAAGAAGGCAAAATCTACAGGTTAAGGACGCAAGACGACGAGGATGAAAACAACACCTGGAACGGGAACTCTACCCAGCAGATGTAG